A genomic window from Streptomyces sp. MST-110588 includes:
- a CDS encoding isoaspartyl peptidase/L-asparaginase, translating into MGALLGDTVATGPAAPSAARTVAGTTNTTVRPASRTVSPRPDARRVVLAVHGGAGSALKRDRTSPERERAYRDGLAGALRAGQHKLRTGGSSVDAVEAAVRVLEDDPLFNAGRGAVFNEDAAHELDASVMRGSDQAAGAVAGVRHVRNPVSAARLVMEKTRHVLLAGEGADDFAARNGLPTVTQDYYWTEARWQELLKAKGRSKRARSASGGEEEPGARGTVGAVAVDGRKDLAAATSTGGLVNKMVGRVGDSPVVGAGTYAKNGTVAASATGAGEVFIRGAATGTISHLIEFGGRDLASAAYEVVVERLPELGGTGGVIALNARGDFDAPHSSEGMLHGYLTADGKIVTKVFYDESLPNR; encoded by the coding sequence ATGGGGGCGCTTCTGGGAGACACCGTGGCGACCGGCCCGGCGGCGCCGTCGGCCGCCAGGACGGTCGCCGGCACCACGAACACCACCGTGCGCCCCGCGAGCCGTACGGTCTCGCCCCGGCCCGATGCGCGCCGGGTCGTCCTGGCCGTTCACGGCGGTGCGGGCAGTGCACTCAAGAGGGACCGGACCTCACCCGAGCGGGAGAGGGCCTACCGTGACGGGCTGGCCGGCGCGCTGCGGGCCGGACAGCACAAGCTGCGCACCGGTGGCAGCAGTGTGGACGCCGTCGAGGCCGCGGTGCGTGTCCTGGAGGACGACCCGCTGTTCAACGCGGGCCGGGGCGCGGTGTTCAACGAGGACGCGGCCCATGAGCTGGACGCGTCGGTCATGCGCGGATCGGACCAGGCGGCGGGCGCGGTCGCGGGGGTGCGCCACGTACGCAACCCGGTGTCCGCCGCACGCCTGGTGATGGAGAAGACCCGGCACGTCCTGCTGGCCGGTGAGGGCGCCGACGACTTCGCGGCACGCAACGGTCTGCCGACCGTGACGCAGGACTACTACTGGACCGAGGCGCGGTGGCAGGAACTGCTCAAGGCCAAGGGCCGGTCGAAGCGTGCGAGAAGCGCGAGCGGGGGTGAGGAGGAGCCCGGGGCGCGGGGCACGGTCGGCGCGGTCGCCGTGGACGGCCGCAAGGACCTGGCGGCGGCGACCTCCACGGGCGGACTCGTCAACAAGATGGTCGGCCGCGTCGGCGACTCCCCCGTCGTCGGAGCGGGTACGTACGCCAAGAACGGCACCGTCGCGGCCAGTGCGACCGGAGCCGGTGAGGTCTTCATCCGCGGGGCCGCGACCGGCACCATCTCCCACCTGATCGAATTCGGCGGCAGGGACCTGGCGTCCGCCGCGTACGAGGTCGTCGTCGAGCGCCTGCCCGAACTGGGCGGGACCGGTGGTGTGATCGCTTTGAACGCGCGCGGCGACTTCGACGCGCCGCACAGCAGCGAGGGCATGCTGCACGGCTATCTGACGGCGGACGGCAAGATCGTCACCAAGGTCTTCTACGACGAGTCCCTTCCCAACCGGTAG
- a CDS encoding DUF1343 domain-containing protein, with protein sequence MSLSRRNLLTATGAATVAVAAPVAGDGTAAAGTETEARTGGNGGGGSGGGGRRVRTGFERLAADGYALLDGRRIGVVTNPTGVTRDVRHIVDVMHADRRVELIAVFGPEHGFRGTAQAGGSEGSYEDPATGLPVHDTYGKSGRALAGIFTTSGVDTVLFDIQDVGARFYTYIWTLYDCMVAAVLAGKSFVVLDRPNPVTGRDARGPVLDRSQASGVGREPVAQAHGMTVAELALLFNGEFVPQAAGRAVELETVCMSGWRRGDFFEATGLPWVPPSPNMPTVDTALVYSGTCLFEGTNLSEGRGTTRPFELLGADGIDHRWAAAANELGLPGVRFREAYFAPTFSKFQGRTIGGVQLHVHDRTSYDPVRTGIALLVTAKRVWSGFAWRPDHWIDKLTGSTTVRTMIDAGAGTDEVTAAWREDLARFRAVRQRYLRYS encoded by the coding sequence ATGAGCCTGTCGAGACGGAATCTCCTGACGGCCACCGGCGCCGCGACGGTGGCGGTCGCCGCACCGGTCGCGGGGGACGGCACGGCCGCCGCCGGAACGGAGACGGAGGCGCGGACGGGTGGGAACGGGGGCGGCGGGAGCGGGGGCGGCGGGCGCCGGGTCCGTACGGGCTTCGAGCGGCTGGCGGCCGACGGCTACGCGCTGCTCGACGGCCGTCGGATCGGCGTCGTCACCAATCCGACCGGCGTCACACGGGACGTGCGGCACATCGTGGACGTGATGCACGCCGACCGGCGGGTGGAGCTGATCGCCGTCTTCGGCCCCGAGCACGGCTTTCGCGGGACGGCGCAGGCGGGCGGCTCGGAAGGCAGTTACGAGGACCCCGCGACCGGTCTGCCCGTGCACGACACGTACGGCAAGAGCGGCCGGGCCCTGGCCGGCATCTTCACCACGTCCGGCGTGGACACCGTCCTCTTCGACATCCAGGACGTCGGCGCACGCTTCTACACCTACATCTGGACGCTCTACGACTGCATGGTCGCGGCCGTCCTGGCGGGCAAGAGCTTCGTCGTGCTGGACCGGCCGAACCCGGTGACCGGACGGGACGCCCGCGGCCCGGTACTGGACCGCTCCCAGGCGTCCGGCGTCGGCCGTGAGCCGGTCGCGCAGGCGCACGGGATGACGGTGGCGGAGCTGGCGCTGCTGTTCAACGGCGAGTTCGTACCGCAGGCGGCGGGCCGGGCCGTGGAGTTGGAGACCGTGTGCATGAGCGGCTGGCGGCGCGGGGACTTCTTCGAGGCGACGGGCCTGCCGTGGGTGCCGCCGAGCCCCAACATGCCCACCGTCGACACCGCCCTGGTCTACTCCGGCACCTGCCTGTTCGAAGGTACGAACCTGTCGGAGGGGCGGGGCACCACCCGCCCCTTCGAACTCCTCGGCGCGGACGGCATCGACCACAGGTGGGCCGCGGCGGCCAACGAACTCGGGCTTCCCGGGGTGCGCTTCAGGGAGGCGTACTTCGCCCCGACCTTCTCCAAGTTCCAGGGCAGGACCATCGGCGGCGTCCAACTGCACGTCCACGACCGCACGTCGTACGACCCGGTCCGTACCGGCATCGCGCTCCTGGTGACCGCCAAGCGGGTGTGGAGCGGCTTCGCCTGGCGGCCCGACCACTGGATCGACAAACTGACGGGCTCCACGACGGTCCGGACCATGATCGACGCGGGCGCCGGCACGGACGAGGTGACCGCCGCCTGGCGCGAGGACCTGGCACGCTTCCGCGCGGTGCGACAGCGCTATCTGCGCTACTCATAG
- a CDS encoding SDR family oxidoreductase, whose amino-acid sequence MEAVRDKAVVVTGAGGGIGAALARGFVERGARVVVNDLDEVKARRTAQALGAIAVPGDASSVVPAARDALGGAIDVFCANAGIAPGGGPEAAEEVWQRTWDVNVMAHIRAARELVPEWLERGSGRFVATVSAAGLLTMVGSAPYSVTKHAAYAFAEWLSTTYRHRGIDVHAICPQGVRTDMLAGAGVAGDLFLAPGVIEPEAVADALFDAVAERRFLVLPHPEVAEYYAVRATDPDGWLAGMNHLQQKLERAVGRSAGAGGSGGSGQAGEAGEVG is encoded by the coding sequence GTGGAAGCCGTACGGGACAAGGCCGTTGTCGTGACCGGAGCGGGCGGGGGCATCGGTGCCGCGCTGGCCCGCGGATTCGTCGAGCGCGGTGCCCGGGTCGTGGTCAACGACCTGGACGAGGTGAAGGCGCGGCGGACCGCGCAGGCTCTCGGAGCGATCGCCGTGCCCGGTGACGCCTCCTCGGTGGTGCCCGCCGCCCGTGACGCGCTCGGCGGGGCGATCGACGTCTTCTGCGCCAACGCCGGGATCGCTCCCGGCGGCGGTCCCGAGGCGGCGGAAGAGGTGTGGCAGCGGACGTGGGACGTCAACGTGATGGCACACATACGGGCCGCGCGCGAGCTGGTGCCCGAGTGGCTGGAGCGCGGCAGTGGCCGTTTCGTCGCAACCGTCTCGGCCGCCGGGCTGCTCACCATGGTCGGCTCCGCGCCGTACAGCGTCACCAAGCACGCCGCGTACGCCTTCGCCGAGTGGCTCTCGACGACTTACCGGCACCGCGGCATCGACGTGCACGCGATCTGCCCCCAGGGCGTACGGACCGACATGCTCGCCGGCGCGGGAGTCGCCGGTGACCTGTTCCTCGCCCCCGGGGTCATCGAACCCGAGGCGGTGGCCGACGCGCTGTTCGATGCGGTGGCCGAGCGCCGGTTCCTGGTCCTGCCGCACCCGGAGGTCGCCGAGTACTACGCGGTACGGGCCACCGACCCCGACGGGTGGCTGGCCGGAATGAACCACCTTCAGCAGAAGCTCGAACGCGCGGTGGGCAGGAGCGCGGGGGCCGGAGGGAGCGGGGGGAGCGGGCAGGCCGGAGAGGCCGGGGAGGTCGGGTAG
- a CDS encoding AMP-binding protein produces the protein MTSYEDKPWLALLTEAQRAPVHPPPSVLHAFRDAVRRVPHRTALAYFDGRLSYAETDALSDGVAAHLAARGFRRGDRAAVMFQNTPHFVLALLAVWKAGGVVVPVNPMYKSAEMTHILTDAGATAILCADRTWDAFLRETAAGVPSVRTALTGCDRDFQSRDDERVLRGGRPGRCEGADDLLTVARAGARRRTQAGTGARTEDMAPAADDIALISYTSGTSGTPKGATNTHGNITYNAERQRTALGLPDGATYFVLAPLFHITGMVCELAACIVNAGTLALAHRFEAGVVLDAFLEHRPAYTVGPSTAYMALMAHPAAGREHFASFTFMASGGAPLPPALVETFRERFGPYVHNGYGLTECTAPCASVPPGRPAPVDPASGTLAVGVPGPDTVVRIIDERGEDVPFGEQGEIAVRGPQVVPGYWRRPQETAEGLPDGELRTGDTGFMDHEGWLYVVDRKKDMINASGFKVWPREVEDVLYTHPAVREAAVVGVPDAYRGESVKAFVSLRPGRRPAPADLSAYCRERLAAYKYPRQVEILEELPKTASGKILRRELRERENGQHR, from the coding sequence ATGACCTCCTATGAGGACAAGCCCTGGCTGGCACTGCTCACCGAAGCCCAGCGCGCCCCCGTCCACCCGCCGCCCTCGGTGCTGCACGCCTTCCGCGACGCCGTCCGCCGGGTGCCGCACCGCACGGCGCTCGCCTACTTCGACGGACGGCTGTCCTACGCCGAGACCGACGCGCTCAGTGACGGGGTGGCCGCCCACCTCGCCGCACGCGGTTTCCGGCGCGGCGACCGGGCGGCGGTGATGTTCCAGAACACCCCGCACTTCGTGCTGGCGCTGCTCGCCGTCTGGAAGGCCGGGGGAGTGGTGGTGCCCGTCAACCCCATGTACAAGTCGGCGGAGATGACGCACATCCTCACCGACGCGGGGGCCACCGCGATCCTGTGCGCGGACCGGACCTGGGACGCCTTCTTGCGCGAGACCGCCGCCGGGGTGCCGTCCGTACGGACCGCGCTGACGGGGTGCGATCGGGACTTCCAGTCACGTGACGACGAGCGGGTGCTGCGCGGCGGGCGGCCGGGCCGGTGCGAGGGGGCCGACGACCTGCTCACGGTGGCGCGGGCCGGGGCGCGCAGACGCACACAAGCCGGTACGGGGGCTCGTACGGAAGACATGGCGCCCGCCGCCGACGACATCGCCCTCATCAGCTACACCTCCGGTACCAGCGGCACCCCCAAAGGCGCGACCAACACCCACGGCAACATCACCTACAACGCCGAGCGCCAGCGCACCGCCCTCGGGCTCCCCGACGGCGCCACGTACTTCGTCCTCGCGCCGCTCTTCCACATCACCGGCATGGTCTGCGAGCTGGCCGCCTGCATCGTCAACGCCGGGACCCTGGCCCTGGCCCACCGCTTCGAGGCGGGCGTCGTCCTGGACGCCTTCCTGGAGCACCGCCCCGCCTATACGGTCGGCCCGTCCACCGCCTACATGGCGCTGATGGCGCACCCCGCGGCCGGCCGTGAGCACTTCGCGTCCTTCACCTTCATGGCCTCCGGTGGCGCGCCGCTGCCGCCCGCGCTGGTCGAGACCTTCCGCGAGCGGTTCGGCCCTTATGTGCACAACGGTTACGGCCTGACGGAGTGCACCGCCCCGTGCGCCAGCGTCCCGCCCGGCCGGCCGGCCCCGGTGGACCCGGCCTCGGGGACGCTCGCCGTCGGGGTGCCCGGCCCCGACACGGTCGTACGGATCATCGACGAGCGTGGCGAGGACGTGCCCTTCGGCGAGCAGGGCGAGATAGCGGTGCGCGGCCCACAGGTGGTGCCCGGGTACTGGCGGCGCCCCCAGGAGACCGCCGAGGGCCTGCCGGACGGTGAACTGCGCACCGGTGACACCGGCTTCATGGACCACGAGGGCTGGCTCTACGTCGTCGACCGGAAGAAGGACATGATCAACGCGTCCGGTTTCAAGGTGTGGCCCAGGGAGGTCGAGGACGTCCTGTACACGCATCCGGCGGTGCGTGAGGCGGCGGTCGTCGGCGTGCCGGACGCCTACCGCGGCGAGTCGGTCAAGGCGTTCGTGAGCCTGCGCCCCGGGCGGCGGCCGGCGCCGGCCGACCTGTCCGCGTACTGCCGGGAGCGGCTGGCGGCGTACAAATATCCGCGGCAGGTGGAGATCCTGGAGGAGCTGCCGAAGACGGCGAGTGGCAAGATCCTCCGTCGGGAGCTGCGCGAGCGCGAAAACGGGCAGCACCGGTAG
- a CDS encoding TetR/AcrR family transcriptional regulator produces MRAMAGTTDGGGSSKPVAQRLLATATRLFAERGYDRTSVQEIVEAAGVTKGALYHYFGSKDDLLHEVYGRVLRLQQERLDRFAGADAPVEERLRAAAADVVVTTIENLDDTKIFFRSIHHLSPEKDKQVRAERRRYHERFRALVEEGQRSGVFNDRTPADLVVDYHFGSVHHLGTWYREDGPLTPRQVADHLADLLLRALRP; encoded by the coding sequence GTGAGGGCGATGGCCGGCACGACGGACGGCGGCGGGAGCAGCAAGCCCGTGGCACAGAGGCTGCTGGCCACCGCCACCCGGCTCTTCGCGGAGCGCGGGTACGACCGCACCTCCGTACAGGAGATCGTGGAGGCCGCGGGCGTCACCAAAGGGGCGCTCTACCACTACTTCGGTTCCAAGGACGATCTGCTGCACGAGGTGTACGGGCGGGTCCTGCGGCTCCAGCAGGAGCGGCTGGACCGCTTCGCTGGCGCCGACGCGCCCGTGGAGGAGCGGCTGCGCGCCGCCGCCGCGGACGTCGTCGTCACCACCATCGAGAACCTGGACGACACCAAGATCTTCTTCCGTTCGATCCATCACCTCAGTCCCGAGAAGGACAAGCAGGTACGGGCCGAACGGCGGCGCTACCACGAGCGGTTCCGCGCGCTGGTGGAGGAGGGGCAGCGGTCCGGGGTGTTCAACGACCGCACCCCGGCCGACCTGGTCGTGGACTACCACTTCGGCTCGGTGCACCATCTGGGCACGTGGTACCGCGAGGACGGGCCGCTGACGCCGCGGCAGGTCGCCGACCACCTCGCCGACCTGCTGCTGCGTGCCCTGCGCCCGTAG
- a CDS encoding acyl-CoA dehydrogenase family protein, with protein sequence MDFAYDARTEELRGRLLAFMEEHVRPAEQVAREQRAALASPWDTPQVVRDLQAEARRQGLWNLFLPGTEYGAGLTNLQYAPLAEITGHSPELAPTALNCAAPDTGNMELLAQFGDERQKKRWLAPLLAGEIRSAFAMTEPDVASSDATNIETRIERDGDEYVINGRKWYISGAMNPLCSVFIVMGKTDPDGSDIRRQQSMVLVPRDTPGLVIRRAMRVYGYEDHQHGGHAEVVFENVRVPVDHLIGEEGGGFAIAQARLGPGRIHHCMRLIGMAERAVELMCRRALTRTAFGKPLARQGVVQQWIADARVAIEQLRLLVLKTAWLMDTVGNKGAHTEIQAIKIATPRTVVDIIDRAVQLHGAGGVGQDFPLAELWAAARTLRLADGPDEVHQRSLAHRELRRHAGA encoded by the coding sequence ATGGACTTCGCCTATGACGCCCGCACCGAAGAACTGCGCGGCAGGCTGCTGGCCTTCATGGAGGAGCATGTCCGCCCGGCCGAGCAGGTGGCGCGCGAGCAGCGGGCGGCGCTCGCCTCCCCCTGGGACACCCCGCAGGTCGTACGGGACCTCCAGGCCGAGGCCCGCCGTCAGGGGCTGTGGAACCTCTTCCTGCCCGGCACGGAGTACGGGGCGGGGCTGACCAACCTCCAGTACGCACCGCTGGCCGAGATCACCGGCCACAGCCCCGAGCTGGCGCCCACCGCCCTGAACTGCGCGGCCCCCGACACCGGCAACATGGAGCTGCTCGCGCAGTTCGGGGACGAGCGGCAGAAGAAGCGGTGGCTGGCTCCGCTGCTGGCCGGGGAGATCCGGTCGGCGTTCGCGATGACCGAGCCGGACGTGGCCTCCTCGGACGCGACCAACATCGAGACCCGTATCGAGCGGGACGGCGACGAGTACGTCATCAACGGCCGCAAGTGGTACATCTCCGGCGCGATGAACCCGCTGTGCTCCGTCTTCATCGTGATGGGCAAGACCGATCCGGACGGCTCCGACATCCGGCGTCAGCAGTCGATGGTGCTGGTGCCGCGCGACACCCCCGGCCTGGTGATCCGGCGGGCCATGCGGGTGTACGGCTACGAGGACCACCAGCACGGCGGCCACGCCGAGGTGGTCTTCGAGAACGTACGCGTCCCGGTGGACCACCTGATCGGCGAGGAGGGCGGCGGCTTCGCCATCGCCCAGGCCCGGCTGGGGCCCGGCCGCATCCACCACTGCATGCGGCTGATCGGCATGGCCGAACGCGCCGTCGAGCTGATGTGCCGGCGCGCCCTGACCCGTACGGCCTTCGGGAAGCCGCTGGCGCGCCAGGGCGTCGTCCAGCAGTGGATCGCGGACGCGCGGGTCGCCATCGAGCAGTTGCGGCTGCTGGTGCTGAAGACCGCGTGGCTGATGGACACCGTCGGCAACAAGGGCGCGCACACCGAGATCCAGGCCATCAAGATCGCCACGCCGCGCACGGTCGTGGACATCATCGACCGCGCGGTGCAGTTGCACGGCGCGGGCGGGGTCGGGCAGGACTTCCCGCTGGCGGAGCTGTGGGCGGCGGCCCGTACGCTGCGGCTCGCGGACGGGCCGGACGAGGTGCACCAGCGGTCGCTGGCCCACAGGGAGCTGCGGCGGCACGCGGGGGCGTGA
- a CDS encoding VOC family protein: MSVEFNHTIVHSRDNRESAEFLARILGLETGTEWGPFIPVATGNGVTLDFATIPAESITMQHYAFLVSDEAFDAAFAVIRREGIAYFADPHGKQPGEINHHHGGRGLYFLDPSGHGMEILTRPYGSHEG, encoded by the coding sequence GTGTCGGTCGAGTTCAACCACACCATCGTCCACTCCCGGGACAACCGGGAGTCCGCCGAGTTCCTCGCCCGCATTCTCGGGCTTGAGACCGGGACCGAATGGGGTCCGTTCATCCCGGTGGCCACCGGCAACGGGGTCACCCTGGACTTCGCCACGATTCCCGCGGAGTCCATCACCATGCAGCATTACGCGTTCCTCGTGTCCGACGAGGCGTTCGACGCGGCCTTCGCGGTCATCCGGCGGGAGGGAATCGCATACTTCGCGGATCCGCACGGGAAACAGCCCGGGGAGATCAACCATCACCACGGCGGGCGCGGCCTGTACTTCCTGGACCCGTCCGGCCACGGCATGGAGATCCTCACGCGCCCCTATGGGAGCCACGAGGGGTAA
- a CDS encoding chaplin translates to MRIRSVIAATALVAAGFAGTAGTAVADTGPNGVAANSPGLLSGNTIQVPIHIPVEVCGNTIDIIALLNPTSGNVCKQKS, encoded by the coding sequence ATGCGTATCCGTTCGGTAATCGCCGCCACCGCTCTGGTCGCCGCCGGCTTCGCCGGTACGGCCGGAACCGCTGTCGCCGACACCGGCCCCAATGGGGTCGCGGCCAACAGTCCGGGCCTCCTGTCGGGCAACACGATCCAGGTTCCGATCCACATCCCGGTCGAGGTCTGCGGCAACACGATCGACATCATCGCGCTGCTGAACCCGACCTCCGGCAACGTCTGCAAGCAAAAGAGCTGA
- a CDS encoding metallophosphoesterase — MRLLLMSDTHLPKRAKRLPDELLAHIPLADAVVHAGDWVDTATLDLLESRAARVVGVYGNNDGPELRARLPEVARTELGGVRLAVVHETGPAKGREQRCADRFPDVDVLVFGHSHIPWDSVAPGGLRLLNPGSPTDRRREPYRTFMTAEAADGELREVRLHRIPPP, encoded by the coding sequence ATGCGGCTGCTCCTGATGTCCGACACGCATCTGCCCAAACGCGCCAAGCGGCTCCCGGACGAGTTGCTGGCGCACATCCCGCTCGCCGACGCCGTCGTGCACGCCGGGGACTGGGTGGACACCGCCACGCTGGACCTGCTGGAGTCGCGGGCCGCGCGGGTCGTCGGTGTGTACGGCAACAACGACGGGCCCGAGCTGCGCGCCCGGCTGCCGGAGGTGGCCCGGACCGAGCTGGGCGGGGTCCGGTTGGCGGTGGTGCACGAGACCGGGCCCGCGAAGGGGCGCGAGCAGCGCTGCGCCGACCGGTTCCCGGACGTGGACGTCCTGGTGTTCGGTCACAGTCACATCCCGTGGGACTCGGTGGCCCCGGGCGGTCTGCGGCTGCTGAACCCCGGGTCGCCGACCGACCGGCGGCGCGAGCCGTACCGGACGTTCATGACCGCCGAGGCGGCCGACGGGGAACTGCGCGAGGTGCGGCTGCACCGGATCCCGCCCCCGTGA
- a CDS encoding beta-phosphoglucomutase family hydrolase, whose product MTHSPTALGLPDTIRACLFDLDGVLTKTAVVHTAAWKEIFDAFLRRRDGAGFTPFDPVTDYDEYVDGRPRADGVRTFLASRGIHLPEGDPQDPPDRDTVNGLGNRKNAVLLEKIRKDGVEAYEGSRRYLDAVRRSGAATAVVSSSANCRDVLAAVGMEGHFDVRIDGIVAAERKLPGKPHPDTFLEAAKELGVPAAQAAVFEDALAGMDAGRAGNFGYVVGVDRVGQADALRRHGADVVVRDLAELLEVTA is encoded by the coding sequence ATGACGCATTCGCCGACCGCACTCGGACTCCCCGACACCATCCGTGCCTGTCTGTTCGACCTCGACGGTGTCCTGACCAAGACCGCCGTGGTGCACACGGCCGCCTGGAAGGAGATCTTCGATGCGTTCCTGCGCCGCCGGGACGGCGCGGGCTTCACCCCCTTCGACCCGGTCACCGACTACGACGAGTACGTCGACGGGCGCCCGCGCGCCGACGGTGTACGCACCTTCCTCGCCTCCCGCGGCATCCACCTGCCCGAGGGTGACCCGCAGGACCCGCCCGACCGGGACACCGTCAACGGCCTGGGCAACCGTAAGAACGCGGTGCTGCTGGAGAAGATCCGCAAGGACGGCGTCGAGGCGTACGAAGGCTCCCGCCGCTATCTGGACGCCGTACGCCGGTCGGGAGCCGCCACCGCCGTGGTCTCCTCCAGCGCCAACTGCCGCGACGTCCTGGCCGCCGTCGGCATGGAGGGACATTTCGACGTACGGATCGACGGCATCGTGGCGGCCGAACGCAAACTCCCCGGCAAGCCGCACCCGGACACCTTTCTGGAAGCCGCGAAAGAACTGGGCGTGCCCGCGGCGCAGGCCGCCGTCTTCGAGGACGCGCTGGCCGGCATGGACGCCGGCCGGGCCGGGAACTTCGGGTACGTGGTCGGCGTGGACCGGGTCGGCCAGGCCGACGCGCTGCGGCGGCACGGCGCCGACGTGGTCGTCCGGGACCTCGCCGAACTGCTGGAGGTAACCGCGTGA